TCTATACATggccctgtccaggttgtaccacctcatgccctatgactgctgcctgggataggctctagtacaggggtggccaagttcggtcctcgagagccacattcctgactcttagttgtctccctgctccaacacccctgaatccaatgaaagactcgttagcagacttttaatgagcctttcattggattcaggtgtgttggagcagggagacaactaagagtgtcaggaatgtggctctcgaggaccgaacttagcCACCCCGCTCTAGTaagtgattgaagatgagtgagtgagtaatgtCTCGTTAAAATTTCCTTTTAAAAATGCAATTTCAACATTAGTAACATTGTCGTCTAACCAGTTGCAAACACGGCAGCCTTGGCCGTGACGTCAACTCAGATACCTGGGGTTGGTTGTTCAAGGCATTTTCCCCCAAGCTAGAGGTTGGAATTGCCAACCTTCTGAGAGTTCTGAATGCGGCATAAGTGAGTTTAGAGAATGAATGACTATAATGTATCAGGACATTTTGGTAGTGGTAAGCGgtagtaggggaggtgatggtctagtggttaaggtgttgggcttgagtccagaagatcatgggttcaaatccccgcctgaatggaaaatcactaagggcccttgggcaaggtccttaatcccctattgctcccggtgtgtagtgagcgccttgtatggcagcaccctgacatcggggtgaatgtgaggcataattgtaaagcgctttgagcatctgatgcagatggaaaagcgctatataaatgcagtgcatttaccatttagtgcagcaaataactgaaacaatacttcacatggtgataaaagcaccaaatccagcacaaattctccttaaatgttactcttttgaaaaaccaccgggccacttgaattttcagtaggcagccacgtcggggtcaattgaagaattagataggggtcaaaatataaaaaggctccagtcatattgaaaattataccacatcatttgtctgattgtaaagattccaaaaaggtatagtttggactatctatgactgaatgttatggagttatggggtaaaaacctaagaatggtgacaaaggtcaatttcagtttgtacaggggtcaaaaattaaagttgcttcaattttagtaaaaaatggtgcaaattgttgattgagctacttggattaataaatggaatagttttgactgtgttgaatgcttggtctctaaagtaaaggtcaaataatgttgacgtcctttgaattctatgacatgtgatatatgttaccccataacttgaaaactaagcatgatacatggtgcaaacgattcctttttgaaaccctattaactcaaccaataatttgcatcaacctttgaacaaaattggagcaactctaacttttgacccctgtacaaactgaaactgaactttgtcaccattcttgttgtttttaccccataactctatagaattccgtcatagatagtccaaactatacctttttggaatctttacaatcagacaaataatgtggtataattttcaatatgactggagcctttttatattttgacctctatgtaattcttcacttGACCCCTATATGGccgcctattaaaaattcaagtgtcccgttggttttttcaaaagagtaatatctaaggtgtacgtcTGCCAAATTCggtgcttttatcaccatctgaagtattcctctgtaaatattctgttatctgctgcactatagggTAAGGATgggttttcataccacctgagtaatcagccaatctggacagtggagcggcgccaggacgaaggggcgcggtcagaggaactgtgaaatactggtgagtcactagtaataatttcttacatgtccaacctcgtaggttgatcgttaaaattaaatttgttagttctaaaagccatcataattatttataggaaaacattctatttttttctactaaggtttgaactttgagtgtttacacaggagagaaaagttagAAAATGTTTATAcaattttctcaaacaggcattaagtgTGAAGTGAggggtttacagccttaaaacatctataataattgtaaaaaataacgctgactacttcgtggctttcgcctatcacgggttatttttagaatgtaactcccgcgataaacgagggaccactgtatatgataaaatcgttatcaagttgttcatcaatgaatatggctttttacacccttcacaaaaccatacaacatttatcatttataggtatatgataaaatcgttatcaagttgttttaccaatgaatatggcttttaacagggtgtaaaaagccatattcattggtgaacaactcgataactgataatattgataccaggatcgatccgcccacctctattgcaCACCACTATTTTGGGTGTCTACTTCAATCCTGCACTCCTCTAactaaccacccctaaatcccatTCCCTAAATTTACTCTCCTAAATGTAACTCCATAAGTCTAAACCTTCCTACGTTTTAccctttagggttttttttttttctttcttggtcACGAGAATCAACGCGAGAAAAGTCCTTTTGGAAGTTCTCCCCGCACAGTTTTGTGTTGTTGGGGGTTTTGGGTTTGGTTCTCTGATCCTGGGTCGGTCCATGGGCCGTGAACCCTCCTCTGCGTGAGTTAAAACTCTGTGATCCAATCACGTTTAACTTTACAAATCCAGCCTTCGATTCCTTATTTCCGATTGGTTTGCTATATTTAGGAAAGTCCTGTACTCTTTATAAAGAGTCGGCCGTGGCGGATCGGGGAAGGCtcgagggtttttttgttttgttttgttttttgtgtgtttcggaggtggtGGCGGGGGGACACGAACAGTGGACACGTGCGACGCGCGAATGGCGGACATCCGAAAGAAACTGGTGGTGGTCGGCGACGGCGCGTGCGGGAAAACGTGTCTCCTGatcgttttcagcaaagatgagTTTCCCGAAGTTTACGTGCCGACCGTGTTTGAGACCTACGTGGCGGACATCGAGGTGGACAACAAGCAGGTCCAGCTGGCGCTGTGGGACACCGCCGGCCAGGAGGACTACGACCGCCTGCGGCCGCTGTCCTACCCGGACACTGACGTCATCCTGATGTGCTTCTCCGTGGACAGCCCGGACTCTTTGGAGAACATCCCCGAAAAGTGGGTCCCCGAAGTCAAACACTTCTGTCCGAACGTGCCGATCATTCTGGTGGCCAACAAGAAGGATCTGCGCAACGACGAGAACGTGCGCGGCGAACTGTCGCGCCTGAAACTGGAGCCCGTCAAGACGGAGGACGGCCGCGCCATGGCCGTGCGCATCGGCGCGTACGCCTACTTGGAGTGCTCTGCCAAAACCATGGAGGGGATATGGGAAGTGTTCGAAACCGCCACGCGTGCTGCCCTGCAGAAACGAACGACACCATCCGGAAACTGTCTGAAATGTTGCGTTCTGATGTGAGTCAGCAGGGTGGAGGGACTAAGAACACACACCCCAGCGCGTTTTCGAAACCTCCCTCTGGGGAAATCATCTGATATCAGAGTGTGCAACATGGGCGGATCCAGCGGGTGGCCTTGGGTGGCACGGCCACCCCAGTGCTGTAAACTGCAGAGGCGGGACTTTGATGAGAAAATTGGCAACTGTGTGCCTCATCTTTTGGTCATATCACacactgattttattttattatgtgtTGTGCAGACTTTTAGACCTGaaggattttgtttttaattcattaacgtggtgtgtgcatgcatgtgccagGGTCATTCCAGTCAAATAAGTCTGCACACGGCATGTTTCTTTGTGGGTCACCTGATCGTTATAATCAAATGACAGGAGTATGTGCAGCCAATGGTGGTTAAAGCTAACAATGTTCATCAGTGGTGGTGAGACAGAAGAAATGTGTAGCACAGTGGGGCGCAGAATTGTTCCGTTACGCAGATGGTTAGTTGCAGTAAATGCAAATAACAGGTGCAGGAAACATCTATGGGCACCTTATTTGTCCATCTGATTCACTCATGGCAAAGTATGTGGTGATATTAGCATGGTGGGGAATTTGCACTTTAAATAGAAAATATGACAGTGTTAAGTTTAGAGCTGAAACCATTATTTGATTGTGacttttg
The sequence above is drawn from the Thalassophryne amazonica chromosome 21, fThaAma1.1, whole genome shotgun sequence genome and encodes:
- the LOC117502703 gene encoding rho-related GTP-binding protein RhoB, producing the protein MADIRKKLVVVGDGACGKTCLLIVFSKDEFPEVYVPTVFETYVADIEVDNKQVQLALWDTAGQEDYDRLRPLSYPDTDVILMCFSVDSPDSLENIPEKWVPEVKHFCPNVPIILVANKKDLRNDENVRGELSRLKLEPVKTEDGRAMAVRIGAYAYLECSAKTMEGIWEVFETATRAALQKRTTPSGNCLKCCVLM